One Globicephala melas chromosome 17, mGloMel1.2, whole genome shotgun sequence DNA window includes the following coding sequences:
- the CHRAC1 gene encoding chromatin accessibility complex protein 1 — MADVVVGKEKCGEQRLVSLPLSRIRVIMKSSPEVSSINQEALVLTAKATELFVQYLATYSYRHGSGKEKKALTYSDLSDTAEESETFQFLADILPKKILASKYLKTLKEKREEEEEEENDNNDETDDDEAES, encoded by the exons ATGGCGGACGTGGTCGTGGGCAAGGAGAAGTGCGGCGAGCAGCGGCTGGTGTCGCTGCCCCTGTCCCGCATCCGGGTCATCATGAAGAGCTCCCCCGAGGTGTCCAGCATCAACCAGGAGGCGCTGGTGCTCACGGCCAAGGCCACG gaACTCTTTGTTCAATATCTCGCCACCTATTCCTACAGACACggcagtggaaaagaaaagaaagcactcACTTACAGTGATTTATCAGATACCGCAGAGGAATCGGAAACGTTTCAGTTTCTTGCAG ATATATTACCAAAGAAGATTTTAGCTAGTAAATATCTGAAAACGCttaaagagaagagggaagaagaggaggaggaggagaatgacAACAACGATGAGACTGATGACGATGAAGCAGAATCCTAA